The following proteins come from a genomic window of Lytechinus pictus isolate F3 Inbred chromosome 1, Lp3.0, whole genome shotgun sequence:
- the LOC129269831 gene encoding uncharacterized protein LOC129269831 isoform X3: MDFHILRIALLSFILLIHLTNAQQDTECTCPCRERTLVSHLISIGDMAGANVFEEDDLPSSPFTLDMEYSCKTKPNLVLLLCNGEISSLEEADEAANCYKADILPELQITRSKHECGTSSGPSRTESGKSGTVTLQTKTDGVQSFRIEHIQQSRSIEITGDELDLQLLKSLRIFIHHGEQCNIRITAQKLTELSNLLTDSEKVDESPNDKDNVGDTDVVGAPPSRDDTILSTENDSTENEESTGAENEEPVDESLESDEDNGAEPAGEETGEDEDTESNETDEESPNGEDSVGDTDVAGAPPSRNDTILSSESDSTENEESTGEGNEEPVDESLESAENNGAEPAGEETEEDTESNETDEQSPNGKDSVGDTDVAGAPPSRNDTILSTESDSTENEESTGAENEEPVDESLESAEDNSAEPAGEAPGEEEDTESNETDEESQNGEDSVGDTDVAGAPPSRNDTILSSESDSTENEESTGEGNEEPVDESLESAENNGAEPAGEETEEDTESNETDEESPNGKDSVGDTDVAGAPPSRNDTILSTESDSTENEESTGAENEEPVDESLESAEDNSAEPAGEAPGEEEDTESNETDEESQNGEDSVGDTDVAGAPPSRNDTVLSTESDSTENEESTGEGNEEPVDESLESAENNGAEPAGEAPGEEEDTESNETDEESQSGEDSVGDTDVAGAPPSRNDTVLSTESDSTENEESTGEGNEETVDESLESAEDNSAEPAGEAPGEEEDTESNETDEDSQNGEDSVGDTDVAGAPPSRNDTILSTESDSTENEESTGAENEEPVDESLESAEDNSAEPAGEAPGEEEDTESNETDEESQNGEDSVGDTDVAGAPPSRNDTVLSTESDSTENEESTGEGNEEPVDESLESAENNGAEPAGEATEEDTESNETDEESPNGEDSVGDTDVAGAPPSRNDTILSTESDSTENEESTGAGNEEPVDESLESAEDNSAEPAGEAPGEEEDTESNETDEESQNGEDSVGDTDVAGAPPSRNDTVLSTESDSTENEESTGEGNEEPVDESLESAENNGAEPAGEATEEDTESNETDEESPNGEDSVGDTDVAGAPPSRNDTILSTESDSTENEESTGAGNEEPVDESLESAEDNSAEPAGEAPGEEVKSNTGSEDETVDEQTSTYDRPPEDSTNGEDNVGDTDVVGAPPSRDNGVATEDYSLEIDANGANIPIYEADSSSDFDLNLVCSNEENINGLIFYLLSNPSGQGYSVRFRAQGLDVTPPDGSSISYTYAISEVPSDAALQFSVEGNQLFIRIRLGESYTNLIETGLTIERSTVRFICVGATRVFRIRHYCGSLQWISHPSIPEIDDDTPREHQALNFETRGNGNPYFHAELAFKLSQPSRYDFLVQATEGAIIYLSSGQDASSAVYRLVIGDGGNTVSLYRGSGTEPISTSTPNIPDDLLSGNKYSRFSLTISRNTDKYLTILLEQRFFHSAIAPRLLSYTETSTKYEQSALYLGFDSVAGYTIYWRCYVFFIRSGSSLAQGYTQTIGNDRYIQVGPFADGDRRLLLATSLESDFVVEFLDSHKVLVARISFGVENNARTVFSQNGQDISADRGLEPDNDQYTYIWMSFNEIFRAGYQFESKAFITSESISELANIRYAQFKAGDSSQTNQYTCYFWRYFYEVDGELVGRFSNINYECYTMEDDAWGHSATVTSKLPLCWTSYIGFGSSRENELTENDFVMSATDGTEIDTIDQFRITPDITTEFNMISRAGRTSLLSSDGTQIHEFDATDTEYCLAVSPCRNLSRKSFTSQSYSFSPKYGFDVNDFIPTPDSLQGNIVVELTGYASTPVILQFATAEKKKTYAISFDSEIKEISLKRFNIPVQSETVNELTLNEQLFNIRTGSGMVIVYLGDTIVLQYVDAEQPENADALCLIQNAQASFPSSSSSSSSSSSSSSSGGSGIPDIPEDWFYPSPRGQDGEIKLTLNSSTLDDDTYGNTGYIAFADESLSITYIFKFTKSDDGSIAVELIKLPEGESVGECTLGDSGSDTLVLFFKFGEESVTLSRDTLDNEVLNHASTGQAANSDANLAIVNFAISSSSSSSSSSSSSSSSSSSSSGGSGIPDIPEDWFYPSPRGQDGEIKLTLNSSTLDDDTYGNTGYIAFADESLSITYIFKFTKSDDGSIAVELIKLPESESVGECTLGDSGSDILVLFFKFGEESITLSRDTLDNEVLNHASTGQAPNSDANLAIVNFAIASNGDATDGGGTGDHEGNGTGGIGGDDDNGDNGGAF, translated from the exons ATATTTTGCCGGAACTACAAATCACGCGTTCGAAGCATGAATGTGGCACATCATCAGGGCCGAGTAGAACCGAATCCGGCAAATCGGGAACTGTCACACTCCAGACAAAGACGGATGGAGTACAGTCTTTCAGAATCGAGCATATCCAACAAAGCAGGAGCATTGAGATCACTGGTGATGAGCTTGACCTCCAACTTCTGAAGAGTTTACGTATCTTCATCCACCATGGAGAGCAGTGTAACATTAGGATCACTGCTC AAAAATTGACCGAATTGTCGAATCTATTAACCGACTCTGAGAAGGTGGATGAGTCCCCGAATGACAAAGATAACGTAGGCGATACAGATGTGGTGGGCGCGCCGCCCTCGAGAGATGATACAATTCTCTCAACTGAAAACGATTCAACAGAGAATGAGGAAAGTACAGGAGCAGAAAACGAAGAACCCGTCGATGAGTCATTAGAAAGTGATGAGGATAATGGTGCAGAACCAGCTGGAGAAGAAACGGGAGAGGATGAGGATACTGAAAGCAACGAAACAGATGAAGAGTCCCCGAATGGAGAAGATAGTGTAGGCGATACAGATGTGGCGGGCGCACCGCCCTCGAGAAATGATACAATTCTCTCATCTGAAAGCGATTCAACAGAGAATGAGGAAAGTACAGGAGAAGGAAACGAAGAACCCGTCGATGAGTCATTAGAAAGTgctgagaataatggtgcagaACCAGCTGGAGAAGAAACGGAAGAGGATACTGAAAGCAACGAAACAGATGAACAGTCCCCGAATGGAAAAGATAGTGTAGGCGATACAGATGTGGCGGGCGCACCGCCCTCGAGAAATGATACAATTCTCTCAACTGAAAGCGATTCAACAGAGAATGAGGAAAGTACAGGAGCAGAAAACGAAGAACCCGTCGATGAGTCATTAGAAAGTGCTGAGGATAATAGTGCAGAACCAGCTGGAGAAGCACCGGGAGAGGAAGAGGATACTGAAAGTAACGAAACAGATGAAGAGTCCCAGAATGGAGAAGATAGTGTAGGCGATACAGATGTGGCGGGCGCACCGCCCTCGAGAAATGATACAATTCTCTCATCTGAAAGCGATTCAACAGAGAATGAGGAAAGTACAGGAGAAGGAAACGAAGAACCCGTCGATGAGTCATTAGAAAGTgctgagaataatggtgcagaACCAGCTGGAGAAGAAACGGAAGAGGATACTGAAAGCAACGAAACAGATGAAGAGTCCCCGAATGGAAAAGATAGTGTAGGCGATACAGATGTGGCGGGCGCACCGCCCTCGAGAAATGATACAATTCTCTCAACTGAAAGCGATTCAACAGAGAATGAGGAAAGTACAGGAGCAGAAAACGAAGAACCCGTCGATGAGTCATTAGAAAGTGCTGAGGATAATAGTGCAGAACCAGCTGGAGAAGCACCGGGAGAGGAAGAGGATACTGAAAGTAACGAAACAGATGAAGAGTCCCAGAATGGAGAAGATAGTGTAGGCGATACAGATGTGGCGGGCGCACCGCCCTCGAGAAATGATACAGTTCTCTCAACTGAAAGCGATTCAACAGAGAATGAGGAAAGTACAGGAGAAGGAAACGAAGAACCCGTCGATGAGTCATTAGAAAGTgctgagaataatggtgcagaACCAGCTGGAGAAGCACCGGGAGAGGAAGAGGATACTGAAAGTAACGAAACAGATGAAGAGTCCCAGAGTGGAGAAGATAGTGTAGGCGATACAGATGTGGCGGGCGCACCGCCCTCGAGAAATGATACAGTTCTCTCAACTGAAAGCGATTCAACAGAGAATGAGGAAAGTACAGGAGAAGGAAACGAAGAAACCGTCGATGAGTCATTAGAAAGTGCTGAGGATAATAGTGCAGAACCAGCTGGAGAAGCACCGGGAGAGGAAGAGGATACTGAAAGTAACGAAACAGATGAAGATTCCCAGAATGGAGAAGATAGTGTAGGCGATACAGATGTGGCGGGCGCACCGCCCTCGAGAAATGATACAATTCTCTCAACTGAAAGCGATTCAACAGAGAATGAGGAAAGTACAGGAGCAGAAAACGAAGAACCCGTCGATGAGTCATTAGAAAGTGCTGAGGATAATAGTGCAGAACCAGCTGGAGAAGCACCGGGAGAGGAAGAGGATACTGAAAGTAACGAAACAGATGAAGAGTCCCAGAATGGAGAAGATAGTGTAGGCGATACAGATGTGGCGGGCGCACCGCCCTCGAGAAATGATACAGTTCTCTCAACTGAAAGCGATTCAACAGAGAATGAGGAAAGTACAGGAGAAGGAAACGAAGAACCCGTCGATGAGTCATTAGAAAGTgctgagaataatggtgcagaACCAGCTGGAGAAGCAACGGAAGAGGATACTGAAAGCAACGAAACAGATGAAGAGTCCCCGAATGGAGAAGATAGTGTAGGCGATACAGATGTGGCGGGCGCACCGCCCTCGAGAAATGATACAATTCTCTCAACTGAAAGCGATTCAACAGAGAATGAGGAAAGTACAGGAGCAGGAAACGAAGAACCCGTCGATGAGTCATTAGAAAGTGCTGAGGATAATAGTGCAGAACCAGCTGGAGAAGCACCGGGAGAGGAAGAGGATACTGAAAGTAACGAAACAGATGAAGAGTCCCAGAATGGAGAAGATAGTGTAGGCGATACAGATGTGGCGGGCGCACCGCCCTCGAGAAATGATACAGTTCTCTCAACTGAAAGCGATTCAACAGAGAATGAGGAAAGTACAGGAGAAGGAAACGAAGAACCCGTCGATGAGTCATTAGAAAGTgctgagaataatggtgcagaACCAGCTGGAGAAGCAACGGAAGAGGATACTGAAAGCAACGAAACAGATGAAGAGTCCCCGAATGGAGAAGATAGTGTAGGCGATACAGATGTGGCGGGCGCACCGCCCTCGAGAAATGATACAATTCTCTCAACTGAAAGCGATTCAACAGAGAATGAGGAAAGTACAGGAGCAGGAAACGAAGAACCCGTCGATGAGTCATTAGAAAGTGCTGAGGATAATAGTGCAGAACCAGCTGGAGAAGCACCGGGAGAGGAAGTAAAAAGTAATACGGGATCAGAagatgagacagttgatgaacAAACAAGCACATATGACAGGCCACCAGAGGATTCCACGAATGGAGAAGATAATGTAGGCGATACAGATGTGGTGGGCGCGCCGCCGTCGAGGGACAATGGAGTTGCCACAGAAG ATTACTCGCTTGAAATCGATGCGAACGGTGCAAACATACCTATCTACGAGGCCGATAGTAGCTCGGACTTCGACTTAAACTTGGTATGTTCTAATGAAGAGAATATAAACGGCCTTATATTCTACCTCCTATCTAACCCATCAGGACAGGGTTACAGCGTAA GATTCCGCGCACAGGGCCTAGATGTTACACCTCCCGATGGCTCAAGTATATCATATACATACGCCATCAGCGAAGTTCCTTCTGATGCTGCGCTGCAGTTTTCGGTGGAAGGCAATCAACTCTTTATTCGTATCAGGCTGGGCGAGAGTTACACAAACCTGATTGAAACTGGGCTGACGATTGAACGCTCCACAGTCAGATTCATATGCGTTGGTGCCACTCGTGTGTTCCGAATACGTCATTACTGTGGCAGTCTGCAATGGATATCTC atcctTCAATACCTGAAATAGACGATGATACTCCAA GGGAACACCAAGCATTGAACTTCGAAACCAGAGGTAACGGCAATCCCTACTTCCATGCTGAGTTGGCATTCAAACTATCACAGCCCAGTCGATATGATTTCCTTGTTCAGGCTACGGAGGGTGCGATTATATACCTCTCTTCCGGACAAGATGCATCTTCAGCGGTCTACAGGCTTG TAATTGGAGACGGAGGCAATACCGTAAGCCTTTATCGTGGCTCTGGGACCGAACCTATCTCGACCTCAACACCAAACATTCCAGACGACCTGCTCAGTGGAAATAAATATTCCCGATTTTCTCTCACCATCTCCCGAAATACTGACAAGTATTTGACCATCCTCCTTGAACAGAGATTCTTCCACTCTGCTATTGCACCAAG ACTCCTGAGCTATACAGAAACATCCACCAAGTACGAGCAGTCGGCACTTTATCTCGGTTTCGACAGTGTTGCTGGATACACAATCTACTGGCGTTGCTATGTTTTTTTCATCAGATCTG GATCTTCTCTTGCTCAAGGATACACCCAAACAATCGGAAATGATAGATATATTCAAGTAGGACCATTCGCTGACGGAGACAGGAGGCTTCTTCTAGCTACTTCCTTAGAAAGTGACTTTGTCGTCGAGTTCCTGGACAGTCACAAAGTTTTAGTTGCTAGAATCT CTTTTGGTGTAGAGAACAACGCTAGAACTGTCTTCAGCCAAAATGGACAAGATATTTCCGCAGACAGGGGCCTGGAGCCAGACAacgaccaatatacatacatctGGATGTCTTTCAATGAAATCTTCCGAGCAGGATACCAGTTTGAATCCAAAGCATTCATTACTTCCGAGAGTATCAGTGAACTGGCCAATATCCGCTACGCACAGTTCAAAGCAGGCGATAGCTCACAAACAAACCAATACACCTGCTATTTCTGGAGGTACTTCTACGAGGTGGACG GTGAATTGGTCGGTCGGTTTAGTAATATCAATTACGAATGCTATACCATGGAAGATGATGCCTGGGGCCATAGTGCGACTGTAACCAGTAAGCTACCGTTGTGCTGGACAAGCTACATTGGTTTCGGCTCTTCCAGAGAAAACG AACTTACAGAGAATGATTTTGTCATGAGCGCAACGGATGGAACCGAAATTGACACTATCGATCAGTTTAGAATTACCCCCGACATAACCAC GGAATTTAACATGATATCAAGAGCAGGGCGGACAAGTCTTTTGAGCTCCGATGGTACACAAATTCACGAATTTGATGCGACTGACACAGAATATTGTCTTGCTGTCTCGCCATGTCGAAATCTGTCTCGGAAGTCATTCACTTCGCAATCATATTCCTTCTCTCCTAAAT ATGGTTTTGACGTGAATGATTTCATACCAACACCGGATAGTTTGCAGGGAAACATCGTAGTTGAGCTGACAGGATATGCCTCAACACCCGTTATTCTTCAATTCGCTACAGCCGAAAAGAAGAAAACCTACGCAATCA GTTTTGACAGTGAGATTAAAGAAATATCTCTAAAGCGCTTCAACATTCCTGTCCAGTCAGAAACTGTAAATGAGCTAACCCTGAATGAACAGTTGTTCAATATTCGCACAGGCAGTGGAATGGTTATCGTTTACCTAGGAGATACCATTGTTCTTCAGTATGTAGATGCTGAACAACCTGAAAATGCCGATGCTCTTTGCCTGATACAAAATGCCCAAGCATCATTCCCAAG cagtagtagtagcagcagcagcagcagtagcagcagcagttcTGGAGGATCCGGTATCC CTGATATTCCTGAAGATTGGTTCTATCCAAGTCCCAGAGGGCAGGACGGAGAGATCAAGTTGACTCTTAATTCATCAACTCTAGATGATGATACCTATGGAAACACCGGATACATCGCCTTTGCCGATGAATCCTTGtccattacatatattttca AATTCACCAAATCTGACGATGGAAGTATTGCAGTGGAGTTGATCAAGTTGCCTGAAGGTGAAAGTGTAGGTGAATGTACACTGGGTGATTCGGGATCAGACACACTGGTACTATTCTTCAAGTTTGGTGAGGAGAGTGTCACATTGTCCAGAGATACCCTTGACAACGAGGTTCTAAATCATgccagtactggacaagctgcCAACAGTGATGCCAATCTGGCCATTGTGAATTTTGCCAT tagtagcagcagcagcagcagtagtagcagcagcagcagcagcagcagcagcagtagcagttcTGGAGGATCCGGTATCC CTGATATTCCTGAAGATTGGTTCTATCCTAGTCCCAGAGGGCAGGACGGAGAGATCAAGTTGACTCTTAATTCATCAACTCTAGATGATGATACCTATGGAAACACCGGATACATCGCCTTTGCCGATGAATCCTTGtccattacatatattttca AATTCACCAAATCTGACGATGGAAGTATTGCAGTGGAGTTGATCAAGTTGCCTGAAAGTGAAAGTGTAGGTGAATGTACACTGGGTGATTCGGGATCAGACATACTGGTACTATTCTTCAAGTTTGGTGAGGAGAGTATCACATTGTCCAGAGATACCCTTGACAACGAGGTTCTAAATCATgccagtactggacaagctccCAACAGTGATGCCAATCTGGCCATTGTGAATTTTGCCAT CGCCAGCAACGGAGATGCAACCGATGGAGGTGGAACCGGAGACCATGAAGGAAATGGGACCGGGGGCATCGGAGGAGATGATGACAACGGTGATAATGGGGGTGCATTTTAA